The region GACGACGCCGCCGTGGACCCCGCCACGCTGGCCGGTTCGGACACCGCGGTCTTCGTCGGCATCTCCGACGCCTCCTACGGCGCGCTCCAGATGTCCGCGCTGCGCACGGTGGGCGCCTACACCATGTCGGGCGCCGCCTCGTCGATCGCCGCCAACCGGGTCTCGCACGCCTTCGATCTGCGTGGCCCCAGCATGGCGATCGACACCGCGTGCTCCTCCTCCCTCGTGGCCCTGGACCGCGCCTGCCGCACCCTGTGGGAGGGCGGTGGCCGGGCCGCCGTCTGCGGCGGGGTCAATGTGCTGCTCAGCCCGTTCCACTACGTGGGGTTCTCGCAGGCGTCGATGCTCTCCCGGCGGGGCCGGTGCGCCTCCTTCTCGGCACAGGCGGACGGGTTCGTACGGGCCGAGGGTGGCGGCGTGGTGCTGCTGAAACGGCTGTCGGACGCCGTGGCCGACGGCGACCGGATCCACGGACTCGTCCTGGGCACCGGCAGCAACAGCGACGGCAGGACCATGGGTCTTGCGCTGCCCAGCCCCGAGGCGCAGGAACGGCTGCTGCGCGAGGTCTACGACCGCGCCCGGGTGCACCCCGACGAGCTGGTGTACTTCGAGGCGCACGGCACCGGCACCCCGGTCGGCGACCCGCTGGAGGCCCTCGCCATCGGCCGGGCTCTCGGCGTACGCCGGATCTCCGGCGCCCTCCCGCTCGGCTCGGTGAAGACCAACCTCGGCCATCTGGAGCCGGCGTCCGGCATGGCCGGTCTGCTCAAGGCCCTCCTGGTGCTGCGGCACCGCACCGCACCGGCCTCCCTCCACGCCGAACCGCCGCACCCCGACATCGACTTCGAGGGCCTCGGACTGCGGCTCACCACCCGGTCCACGGCCCTCGCCCCCGCCACGACCGGCGGGCGCGCCGTCGCCGGGGTCAACTCCTTCGGCTTCGGCGGCGCCAACGCCCACGCCATCGTGGCCGACCCCCCGCCCGCGCCGGACCGCCCGCGCCCCCCGCGCTCACCGGTGCCCCTGCTCGTCTCGGCCCGCACCGCCAAGGCCCTGTCGGAGGCGGCCGAGGCCACGGCCGCCCACCTGGACGAAACGACCCCCGCCGACTTCTACGACCTGGCCCACACCTCCTGCCTCCGCCGTGGCCGCCACGAACACCGCGCCGTCGTCTGGGCCACCACGCCTGAGGAAGCGGCACACGCACTGCGCGCCTTGACGGCACCGGAGCCCGAGCCGGGGCCGCATGGTGTCGGCGGTTCCGGTGGTGAGGTGGCCGCGCCCACTGGGGAGTCGGCCTCGCCGACCGCGGAGCCGTCCGCGCCCGCCGGAGAATCGGCCGCGCCCGGCGGGGAGCCGTCCGCGCCCGGCGGGGAGTTGGCCGTGCACGCCGGGGAGTCGGTCGCATCCGGCGGGGTGCCGATTGCCCTCGCGGGGGAGCCGGTCGTGCCGATCGGTGAGTCGGTCACGCCCGGCGGGGAGTCGGCAGTGCCGATCGGTGGGACTGTCGCGTCCATCGGGGAGTCGGTTGCGCCCGGCGGGAAGCGGATGGCGCCCACCGGCGAGCCGACCGCGCCCGGCGGCAAACCCACCGCCCGCACCCCCGCGCCGGCCGCCCCCGGTGCGGTGAGCGCGGCCGCCGAAAGTGGGCGGGTCGCCTTCGTGTTCTGTGGGAACGGCTCGCAGTGGGCGGGCATGGGGGCGGACCTCTTCGACGCCGATGCCGTCTTTCGGCGCGCGGTGTGCGAGGCCGACACCGAGCTCGCGCCCCGTCTGGGCTGGTCGGTGGCCGATCGCCTCACCGCGCACGCCGGGGAGGCGGACCTGGCCGCGACGGAGGTGGCCCAGCCCCTCCTGTTCGCCGTGCAGTTGGGCATCACCGCGGTGCTGCGCGCCCGGGGCATCGAGCCCGCCATGGTCGTCGGCCACAGCGTCGGGGAGGTGGCCGCCGCCCACACGTGCGGAGCGCTGTCCCTGCCGGACGCGGCGCGGGTGATCGCCGAACGCGGCCGGGTGCAGGGGACCACGGCCGGCAGTGGCCGGATGGCCGCCGTCGGGCTGTCCGCCGACCGGGCCGCGAAGGCCCTCGCCGGGTACGGGGAGAAGCTGGAGCTCGCCGGTGTCAACAGCGCCGAGGACGTCACGGTGGCCGGTGAGACCGAGGCCCTCAACCTGCTCGGCGCGGAACTCGCCGCCGAGGGCGTCTTCTTCCGCGATCTGGGCCTCGACTACGCCTTCCACAGTCGCCACATGGACCCCACGGAGGACGAACTCCGTGCTGGCTTGGCCGACATGACGCCGTCGCCGGTCCGGGTGCCGTTCTACTCGACGGTCACCGGCTTCCGCGCCCGTGGCACCGATCTGGACGCGGCGTACTGGTGGCAGAACGTGCGCCGCCCGGTGCTCTTCGCGGACGCGGTGCGGCGCGCCCTCGCGGACGGGGCCGGCGTCCTCCTGGAGATCGGGCCCCATCCCGTCCTGCGCGCCTACCTCCGGCGCGTCGCGTCCCGGCGCGGAAAGACCGGCATCGGGAGGGGCATTGGAACCGGTATCGGCACCGGCACCGGCACCGGCAACACTGTCGTTCTGCCCACCCTGCGCCGCGGGGCGGACGGCCCCGCCGCTCTCGGCGCGGCGGTGGCCGGTGCGCTCGCGGCCGGGGCCGCGGCCGATCTCACCCGGCACTTCCCGGTGCCGGGCCGGGTCACCCGGCTCCCCGCCTACCCATGGCAGTACGAGCGCCACTGGTCCGGCACCCCCCGCTCCTGGGCCAACTCCAGCGGGGACGGCGTCATCGTCCACCCCCTGCTCGGCGAGCGCATGCCCACCGCCGTCCCCAGTTGGGAGGGCGCGATCGAGCCCGTCCTCGTGCCCTGGCTCGCCGACCACCGGCTGGGCGGATCGGTCGTCATGCCGGCCACCGGATACGCCGAAGCGCTTCTCGCCGCGGGGCGCGCCGTGCACGGACGGCCGGTGGAGGTGGCACACCTCGACGTCAGCGCCAGCCTCGTGGTGCCGTGGGCGGACGCCTCCGCCGTACGGCTGCGGGTCGGCCTCGACCCCGACACCACGCTCGCCACGGTCACCAGCACCGACGAGCGCGGCCCGGAGCCACGGGCGCACGCGCGGGCCCGGGTGCGCCCGCTGCTGAGCCCCCGGCCCGAGCCGGTCGACCCGGAGCGTCTGCGCGCCCGGTGCGCGACGCGCGTCAGCGGCGAGGAACACTACGCCGCCTGCGCCGAGGTGGGGCTCGTCTACGGGCCCGCGTTCCGGATGCTCGACGAGGTGCGCCTGGGGGCGCGGACCTCGGTCGCCACCTACCGGCACGAGACCCCCGGCAGCGCCCCGTACACCGCGCATCCGGCGCTGCTCGACGGAGCCCTCCAGACCGGTGTCGCCCTCCTCTACGACCGGCTGCGGGAGCGGGGCGCCTATCTGCCCGCGTCCATCGGCGCGGTGCGGGTGTGGTCGGCGCCGTCGCCCACCGGGATCATGTGGGTCACCGAACGCGACGCCACCGACAGCGAGGTCTGCTGGGACATCACCGTCGCGGACGCCGACGGCACCGTCACGGCCCGCCTGGAGGAGTGCCGGCTGCGCCTCTTCCCGATCGCCCGCACCACCCCCGTCACCCTCCACCACACCGTTCCGCGGGCCGCTCCCCGCGCCCACCTCCCGGCCGCGCCCTCACCCCTGCCGCCCCCCGAGGCCATCCTCCGGGACGCCGCCCCGCGCCTGGACGCCGTACGGGAGCGGTGGCGCGAAGCCCGGTACGACCTGACCTCGCGTCATGACGAGGAGCTGACCGCGCGCTCGGCCGCCGCCGCGCTGGCCCGGCTGCTGCCCGACCCCGCCGCGCCGTTCACCGCCGACGCCCTCGTGGCGGCCGGTATGGAGGAGCGGCACCGCCCCCTGATCGCCCTGCTCGAACCCCTGCTGCTGCGCCGCGGTCTGCTCACCGAGACCCCCGGCGGCCGGTGCCTGACGCCCGACGCCCGCCACACCCCGCCGCCGGTGCGCGAGGCCCTCGTCCGGGCACCCGGGGATGTGCACCGGATCGCCCTGGCGACACACCTGACCCGGCACCTGGCGGACGTCCTCACCGGCCGCGCGAGCGCCCTGGCACTGCTCAGCGCCGAATCGGCCGGGCACCTCCTGGAGCAGTACTACGACACCGCGCCGATCTCCGGCTTCCACAACCGCCTCGCGCAGGCCCTGCTCCGCGCCCTGCTGGCCCACTGGCCCGCCGACCGCGCCCTGCGCGTCCTGGAGATCGGCGCCGGCACCGGCGGCATGACCGCGGCGCTGCTGCCCCTGCTGCCCGCCGACCGCACCCGCTACCGCTACACCGATGTCTCACCGGCCTGTCCGGCCCGCGCCCGCAACCGCTTCGGCGACTACGACTTCGTCGAGTACGGCACCTTCGACCTGGACCGGGACCTCGCCGAACAGGGCTAC is a window of Streptomyces violaceusniger Tu 4113 DNA encoding:
- a CDS encoding type I polyketide synthase, producing MRQDEAEPIAVVGAACRLPGGIRDLDGLWEALEQGRDLVGEVPADRFDARLFTDPAVPRRGKSYTAAGGFLDDVAGFDAAYFGISPKEAAHMDPQHRLLLEMTAEALDDAAVDPATLAGSDTAVFVGISDASYGALQMSALRTVGAYTMSGAASSIAANRVSHAFDLRGPSMAIDTACSSSLVALDRACRTLWEGGGRAAVCGGVNVLLSPFHYVGFSQASMLSRRGRCASFSAQADGFVRAEGGGVVLLKRLSDAVADGDRIHGLVLGTGSNSDGRTMGLALPSPEAQERLLREVYDRARVHPDELVYFEAHGTGTPVGDPLEALAIGRALGVRRISGALPLGSVKTNLGHLEPASGMAGLLKALLVLRHRTAPASLHAEPPHPDIDFEGLGLRLTTRSTALAPATTGGRAVAGVNSFGFGGANAHAIVADPPPAPDRPRPPRSPVPLLVSARTAKALSEAAEATAAHLDETTPADFYDLAHTSCLRRGRHEHRAVVWATTPEEAAHALRALTAPEPEPGPHGVGGSGGEVAAPTGESASPTAEPSAPAGESAAPGGEPSAPGGELAVHAGESVASGGVPIALAGEPVVPIGESVTPGGESAVPIGGTVASIGESVAPGGKRMAPTGEPTAPGGKPTARTPAPAAPGAVSAAAESGRVAFVFCGNGSQWAGMGADLFDADAVFRRAVCEADTELAPRLGWSVADRLTAHAGEADLAATEVAQPLLFAVQLGITAVLRARGIEPAMVVGHSVGEVAAAHTCGALSLPDAARVIAERGRVQGTTAGSGRMAAVGLSADRAAKALAGYGEKLELAGVNSAEDVTVAGETEALNLLGAELAAEGVFFRDLGLDYAFHSRHMDPTEDELRAGLADMTPSPVRVPFYSTVTGFRARGTDLDAAYWWQNVRRPVLFADAVRRALADGAGVLLEIGPHPVLRAYLRRVASRRGKTGIGRGIGTGIGTGTGTGNTVVLPTLRRGADGPAALGAAVAGALAAGAAADLTRHFPVPGRVTRLPAYPWQYERHWSGTPRSWANSSGDGVIVHPLLGERMPTAVPSWEGAIEPVLVPWLADHRLGGSVVMPATGYAEALLAAGRAVHGRPVEVAHLDVSASLVVPWADASAVRLRVGLDPDTTLATVTSTDERGPEPRAHARARVRPLLSPRPEPVDPERLRARCATRVSGEEHYAACAEVGLVYGPAFRMLDEVRLGARTSVATYRHETPGSAPYTAHPALLDGALQTGVALLYDRLRERGAYLPASIGAVRVWSAPSPTGIMWVTERDATDSEVCWDITVADADGTVTARLEECRLRLFPIARTTPVTLHHTVPRAAPRAHLPAAPSPLPPPEAILRDAAPRLDAVRERWREARYDLTSRHDEELTARSAAAALARLLPDPAAPFTADALVAAGMEERHRPLIALLEPLLLRRGLLTETPGGRCLTPDARHTPPPVREALVRAPGDVHRIALATHLTRHLADVLTGRASALALLSAESAGHLLEQYYDTAPISGFHNRLAQALLRALLAHWPADRALRVLEIGAGTGGMTAALLPLLPADRTRYRYTDVSPACPARARNRFGDYDFVEYGTFDLDRDLAEQGYHPQGFDLVVAANALHTAKDLEPALGRVASLLAPGGHLLAFECHEPEILLPVFGALDSFHHRTDTGLRPGSPLLAREQWPALLRRCGFTSCARTGDTAPPGRDHASVFLAAAGGAPAPAAAPPPPAPSAAYIVCGDTADDPLPHAVTEALTAHGAGHSVVTDAHTDAAAWTRALTGAGTGETTVVLILGGAEPDDAEEAVARATHAGQTLRAVAEAHRSLASPAGVRLWLVTRPHGAEATPGPITHPTDAAAWGVARCLANEEPDLRGRRLSLCRGDDPAADAARLVRELLDTEAPDAPDTADDEDEIVLTAHDRFVPREHALPPAVPLANGAAPPPFALRVRRPGLSYRLAWQEIPPPVAGPGEVVVEVRAASLNYRDIMQTVGLLPTEALAGSPREENLGLECAGVVTACGPGVDRFAPGDRVVGLLTGALSSQVVSPARNLWPMPAGVTFAEAASVPVALCTVHYSLLYTARMRAGETVLVHGAAGGVGLAALHYARAHGATVIATAGSEPKRDLLRALGVAHVLDSRSLDFTVQVMDLTGGRGVDIVLNSLSGQALARGLEVLRPGGRFIELGKRDFYEDRTLPLRPFGSHISFHGVDLTTVLRDPRLLGDLLEDVGRTLGDGQASEKGPEFQPLPHTVFPAARVADAFVLMRHSRHIGKVVVTFDPLDEPCAVEPASWSASPPARRTPNAPRAPRLDPDASYLVTGGTSGFGAATAQWLAGLGARHLALVSRSGDRGPEAAAVRDALAPDGVRVTAYAADAADAEAMRRVLKDVEENGHPLRGVVHAAMALDDAPLAELTAERMSAVLRPKIAGAHVLDTLTRGRPLDFFLCYSSTTAMVGNFKQSAYTAGNLYLEGLARLRRRHGEAALTLAWGAIDEIGYAARNDLLDSLHGLGIEPLAPHTALDHGRRLLGDDRPDAPAVVGVSRTDWSRAAVLLPLLRAPRLGDLVPPQVGDGEATREELLRRLSLMDEETALAHLVDQLTRLLAQVLQMDHEALDPHRRLDSYGMDSLMAAQVLVSLNQRYEIDIPPMELLRSNGTIAEFARIVQLRLGLQVTAPPDAPPGPGSTGPGIPGPGIPGPATASPVLPGPLPVPAQAGPDRSPTAGEAR